The genomic stretch TGATCAGGCCGATGTTGCCTTCGTTAATAAGATCGGCCAGGGACAGACCCTGATTCTGATACTGTTTGGCTACCGAAACGACGAAGCGCAGATTGGCCTTGGTCAATTTCTCCAGGGCCTTCTTGTCGCCCTGCTTGATACGTCGCGCCAGCCGCACTTCCTCATCGGCAGTAATGAGAGGTGTTTCCCCGATCTCGCGAAGATACAGGTCGAGCGACCGGTCCTCGTCGCGATATTTTAGGGATTGTTTAGCCACGTGTTACAACTCTCTCCTTTTCAAAGATACGAACGGTTTCCACGCTGACCGGCCGCCTTCCCGAAGGCCGCACAACGTGCTCTTCCCTTGTCATTTCATCCTACGGACGCAGCACCTTCCGTGCGATCGTACCGTCCGGCTCCAACACTATCAGCGGTACCCGAGCCCCTTTCCCAATGCGAGTCTCGAGTCGTTTAATGTCACCTATTGAACCGACCTCAGCACCACTCACCTGTGTGATGATTGTCCCCTCGGCTATGGACGCCCGGTCAGCCGCTGATCCACTATATACGCGGTTTACATACAGCCCGGCGATGGGTTTGATTCCAATCTGGCGGGCCATGTCCTCGGTAAACGAGACTAATTCCATCCCCATCCAGTCGAGCGCCATCTGATCGCGGCCGCCGCGTCCGACCGACGCCGATGCCAGCGAGGCATCACGGTCTGCCACCGTCGCCGTCAACGTCATTTCATTCCCTTCTCGGATAACTTGTACCGGGACACTCGCACCGCTCTTTACGGTAGAGACCAACACAGCAAACTGATTGCTGTTCTGGACCTCTTCGTTATTGAATGCCACCACTACGTCGCCGCGGCGGATACCGGCCTGTTCAGCCGGCGAACCATAAAAGACCGAATCGATCACCACCCCTTGTACGGCTTTCAATCCAAGACGTTTGGCCTGGCGCTCGGTCACATTTGACAGCCACACGCCCAGCCACCCACGGCTCACCTTGCCGCTCGCGATCAGGTCAGGAACCACGGCGCGCGCCAGGTTGATCGGGATAGCGAACCCGATCCCCACTGAGGATCCAGTGGGGCTTGAGATCGCCGAATTGACCCCTACGCACTCGCCGCGGAGATTCAACAGCGGCCCACCGGAGTTACCGGGATTGATCGAGGCATCAGTCTGAATGTAGTTTTGAAACAGCGGCGTCTCGTCCCCGAATCGCAGATTGGAGCGCCCCTTCGCCGAGATAACACCGACTGTCACCGTCCGGTCCAGGCCCTGCTGCGGGAACGGGTTACCGATAGCTATCGCCCAATCGCCCACTTTGATACCTTCGGAATCCCCAAACGGTATTGTTGTTACTTTTTCCTGCGGATCCACTTTGAGAACCGCCAGATCGGTGGCGGTGTCAATCCCAACAACCTTGGCGTCATATTCATAACCGGACGAGGTCCTGACCGTCACCTGGCGGGAACCGCGCACCACGTGGCTGTTGGTCAGAATGTAACCGTCCTCGCGAAAGAAGAATCCAGAGCCGGAAGAAGTACCGAAGCCGCCGCCATGATACCACCACGGGAGCTGTTCATCTTCAGTCACCGCCGCAACGTTCACCACCGCATCTTTCACCCGGTCAACAACGCCCACGAACGGAGATTCCTGCTCGCCGTTACGGTCTACAATGGGGTACAGCCCGGTCTGAGCGATGTTGGTCGGCACCTGCGCCTCCGCCGGGTGCGGCAAATCGAACCGTGACGCGACGACAATTCCAATCACGACACTCAATAGCGCGACGGTAAAGACTGTCGCAACGCCGAACCGGCGGGGATTATGCCTGTCGGGGGGAATAAGCTGGTCCTTCAAGAATTGCCTCCAACGGGTTTAGCCTCATATTTTACTATTCCTTAAGGGGCCTGTCAAGCCCAAAATACCAGGCCTCACCCGGTATTCTCTCCTTATAACGTCTTGGCCCAGATAATGATTCAGCCTTTTTTTCTGCTTTCTACAGAGCGCTTCGCCCCAACGCTTCTCTACCCCACCGGGTAACTTATTGACATCCCTTGAGAAAGCGGTTAGGTTGACTTTTTGATGGCAACTGAACAGGAACTTGGACAACAAATTGTCCAGATCGGCCAAAGACTCGCCGAGCGCCAGATGGTGGCCGGAGCGGATGGAAACATCTCCGTCCGCCTGCCGGATAACCGTGTCCTCATAACCCCGTCCGGGAAGGCCAAAGGGCACCTGGTTACAGCGGAAATAATCACGGTTAACCTGGACGGAGTCAAACTGACCGGTAAAGGAAGTCCCTCAAGTGAATCCGCCATGCACATGTTTGTCTACAAGTCTCGTCCGGACATATCGGCCTGCGTGCACTCTCATCCGCCCTATGTCACGTCGTTCGCGGTAGCCGGCGAAGAACTCCCTTTTGACGTTCTGCCGGAAGTTGTGGTCACGGTCGGTGAAATTCCCCTGACGGAATACGCGCCTCCGGGGACATCAGCCGTACCTGATGCCATCGCCCCATTCATTGCCGACCACAACGCCTTTCTCCTCCGCAACCACGGCCTGTTGACGATCGGCCGAACGCTTGAGGAAGCGTACCTCCGCCATGAGACGGTCGAGCATTATGCCCGGATACTGCATTTGGCCCGCCAACTGGGCACTGTAGGTCGGATCCCCCAGGAGGACTTCGCTCGTCTGGATGAACTCCGCCTGAAACTCGAACAGGGCTCAGACCGGTAGGAGCCGCCGCCATGTTGGTGAAGAAAGTCGTGATCGACCGGGCCAATCGGCTCTTCAAGATGCCGCCGGACATTCTCTCGTTTGCCTCCCTTGTCCCCAAGCGCGGGCTGATCAGGAGACCCGACCTACTGGACCTGGCAACGTTCGCCTGGCCGGTCGAGTTTGACGATGACGTAGTGATCAAGGGGGAACGGCTGCGGCCGGCGTCGAGATCTGAAATTGACGGCCTGAAGGAAGAAATTTTGGCCTGGATGCAAACACACGCTCAGGCTCGCCTGACCAGTACAAAAGAAGTCTATGTCGGCGGTGGCATCACGCATATGCTTCTCGCCCTTTCGCTGGCCTATATCGATAACGGAG from Candidatus Zixiibacteriota bacterium encodes the following:
- a CDS encoding trypsin-like peptidase domain-containing protein, translating into MKDQLIPPDRHNPRRFGVATVFTVALLSVVIGIVVASRFDLPHPAEAQVPTNIAQTGLYPIVDRNGEQESPFVGVVDRVKDAVVNVAAVTEDEQLPWWYHGGGFGTSSGSGFFFREDGYILTNSHVVRGSRQVTVRTSSGYEYDAKVVGIDTATDLAVLKVDPQEKVTTIPFGDSEGIKVGDWAIAIGNPFPQQGLDRTVTVGVISAKGRSNLRFGDETPLFQNYIQTDASINPGNSGGPLLNLRGECVGVNSAISSPTGSSVGIGFAIPINLARAVVPDLIASGKVSRGWLGVWLSNVTERQAKRLGLKAVQGVVIDSVFYGSPAEQAGIRRGDVVVAFNNEEVQNSNQFAVLVSTVKSGASVPVQVIREGNEMTLTATVADRDASLASASVGRGGRDQMALDWMGMELVSFTEDMARQIGIKPIAGLYVNRVYSGSAADRASIAEGTIITQVSGAEVGSIGDIKRLETRIGKGARVPLIVLEPDGTIARKVLRP
- a CDS encoding class II aldolase/adducin family protein → MATEQELGQQIVQIGQRLAERQMVAGADGNISVRLPDNRVLITPSGKAKGHLVTAEIITVNLDGVKLTGKGSPSSESAMHMFVYKSRPDISACVHSHPPYVTSFAVAGEELPFDVLPEVVVTVGEIPLTEYAPPGTSAVPDAIAPFIADHNAFLLRNHGLLTIGRTLEEAYLRHETVEHYARILHLARQLGTVGRIPQEDFARLDELRLKLEQGSDR